In Desulfofustis limnaeus, the genomic stretch CCCGGTCGTGCGATTTCGCCGTGGAATGAAGCTTATCCAACGCATTGGTGGCCGTGGAGACCGCCGTATCAAAGCCGAAGGTTCGTTCGGTGACCGGCAAATCGTTATCGATGGTCTTGGGTACGCCGATCACGTGCATCCCCATCTGGGAAAAGCGCTGAGCTATCTGCAGGCTGCCGTCTCCACCGATGACAATGTGGCAATCGAATCCCATGCGCCGATAGTTCTTCATGATTTTTTCGGACATGTCGACCAGTTGGACCTCTCCGGCCAGATTCTGGATCGGCTTGGCGAAGGGACTCCCCTTGCTGCTTGAGCCGAGGATTGTTCCGCCGATGGCATAGATCCCCTCCACATCGCGCGGGGTCAGTCGAATCATCTCGTCAATATCAAGAAACCCGCCATAGCCGCTGCGGCTTCCGTACACCTCCCAGCCCCGCCGATAACAAGCATGAACGACTGCATAGATAACCGCGTTGAGACCGGGGGCATCTCCGCCGCCCGTAGAAACCACCACTTTTTTCATCGCTGCACCCCCAAGACTCACTCTCGTTGTCACACATCGTCTCTTTCATGATACGGCAATACGCACGCCCCTGCAAAGAAAGAATGTATACGAAAACCGGTTGCTTGATTAAAATATCTCCTGCACTATGGTCCTCAACCAAATTGTCGAACCATCAGTCGCACGGATCTTGAGCCAGCTATTTAATACTCCATTTAAATTGATCGATTGACTTATTCGTCTGTCGCGCTTATGGTGACGTCAAACAGTGTTGATTCATGCTCACGGGGCATTTGACATTCAACAAGGCCGCAACGAAACAACTGAAGGAGGATTTCATGTCTCTCACCGTGACCGATCTGGCTGTATCAAAGCTTAAGGAATATCTGAGCCAGAACAATATCGAATCCGCTCTGCGGGTCGCCCTGATGCAGGGTGGCTGAGCCGGTCCCTCATTGGGATTGGCTCTGGACGAGCCAAAAGAAAACGACAAGGTATATAACCAGAGCGATCTCACTTTCTTGGTTGAGGAAAGCCTGCTGGAAACCTGTGGTTCCATCAATGTGGAGTACGTCGAAGCCGGTCCGCGTTCGGGATTCGGCATCTCCTCCGCCAACCCCGTAGGTGGCGGCGGCTGCTCTTCCGGCTCCTGCGGTTCAGGCAGTTGCGGTTGATTCTGCTCTGATCTCCATTTCAGGGCCGGTGACGACACCCGTTGCCGGCCCTGATTTCTTTTTTTCCCTGCCATCCCCCTTCGGGAAGACAATACGCCATACGGTTAGCCGCTACAGCCCAACCAACAAGAGGGGCACAATCAGCTCTGTCAATTTTTTGACACAACGGTTTGACAGCCGCCCCCCCCGTCCTTATGTTCTTCCCTGAATCACGAAAGAAACTGCCGTTCCGGCACCCCCTTCTGACTCTTTTAGGGAGACAAGACGAACATGCAATTCGACAAGTTCACACTCAAATCGCAGGAAGCGATCCAAACGGCCCAACAACATGCCGTCGATCATCATAACCAGGAGATAACTGCGGCCCACCTGACCAAGGCCATCCTCGAACAACCCGAGGGCGTGGTCGTTCCGGCCTTGCAGAAAATGGGGATAGCCCCGGCACGACTACTAGCCGACGCCAACACTCAGATCTCTTCGCTGTCGAAGGTGTCGGGTTCCGGGG encodes the following:
- a CDS encoding IscA/HesB family protein, with the protein product MSLTVTDLAVSKLKEYLSQNNIESALRVALMQGGUAGPSLGLALDEPKENDKVYNQSDLTFLVEESLLETCGSINVEYVEAGPRSGFGISSANPVGGGGCSSGSCGSGSCG